A window of Desulfuromonas soudanensis genomic DNA:
TAATCTTTACGCAGGCTTGTATTTTAATCGGGCACCCTCCGGGGTGTTCCTGCGTCCTTTCAAGAAAGAGAGCCCCATGTACCGACACCCCAACGACCCGTCCGGCCTTCTCCCGAGCGAGCGCGACGCCTGCGCCATCATCTGCTACGTCAACAAGGCCGGAAACCCCACCCACGGCAACCTGCAGCGCACCATCGAGGCGCTGGTCAAGATGGGGCACCGCGCCGGAGAGATCGGCGGCGAGGGGGACGGCTGCGGGGTCCTCACTGACATCCCCCGCCAGCTGTGGCGGGAAATCCTGGCGACGGCGGGGGAGGATGCGGAGATCGCCGACGATCCGGGATTTGCCCTCGGCCACATCCTCATCCCCCGGGAGGCGTTGACGGCCGACCCGCAGCTGCAGGAAAAGATCCGCCAGCGCTTTTCCGACGCCGGCGCCGCCATTCTGGTGGAGCGCCCCGGGCCGGTGCGCAACGAGGTCCTCTCGGCCATGGCCCGCCGCGCCGAACCCCTTTTCTGGCAGGTCGCCCTGCGCTTTCCCGAACCGGACCGGGCGCCGGCCCTTCTCTATGCCCTGCACCTCGGTTTCGAGCTCGACTTCCCGATCCACGTCGCCTCCCTGTCGACGAAGGTCGCCTCCTACAAGGTCCACGGCGCTCCGGAGATCCTCCCCCGCTACTATCCCGAACTCAAGCGAAGGGACTTTCTCTCTTCGGTGACCATCGGCCACAGCCGCTTTTCCACCAACACCCTGCCGACGGTCCTCCGCGCCCAGCCCTTCAGCCTGCTCGGGCACAACGGCGAGATCAACACCATCGCCCGGCTGCGGGAGGAGGCGAAAATGATGGGGATCGCCCTGCCGCCCGAGGGGAGCGACTCCCAGGACCTCAACCGCACCCTCGAGGGACTGATCCACAGCTTTGGCCTCACCCTTTTCGAGGCGATGGAGATGGTCTTCCCGCCGATCTTCTCCGAAGTGGAAAAGATGCCCAAAGAGCTGCAGGAGATGTACAGCTTCTTCCGCCGCTTCCTCACCGCCAGCGCCCAGGGGCCGGCGGCCATCATCGCCCGCCACGACGACCGCTGCGTCTTTTCCGTGGACGCCATGGGCCTGCGCCCCCTGTGGTTCGGCGAAACGGACAAGGAATATTTCGCCTCCTCCGAAGTCGGCGTCGTCCCCCAGGAAGAGATCATCTCCGACCCCAAGGTTCTGGCCCCCGGCGAAAAAGTCGGACTGCGCCTCCGTTCGGGGCGCAAGGTCAGGGTCCTCGAGCACGACGAGCTGCAGCGGGAGGTCTACCAGAGCTTCCGCCGCCGCACCCCCCTCGAGGCCCAGGACAAATCGCTGCAGAGAGCGCCCCTGCCGTCTCCGGGCCCGCTCAAGAAGACGGCGACCTTTTCCCGCAGCGGGGACCTTCTGCAGGAGAATCTCCTCTCGGCCCTGGCGTGGAAAAACAGTGACCTGCGCAATATCAGGGACATGGCCCGCAGCGGTCAGGATCCCATCGCCTCCCTCGGCTACGATGGTCCGCTGGCCGCCCTGGCCGCCTCGCGGCAGAATCTCTCCGACTATTTCAAGGAGCAGGTGGCCGTCGTCACCAACCCGGCCATCGACCGGGAGAGGGAAACGGAGCATTTCTCCACCCGGGTCTTTCTCGGGGCGCGTCCGTCCCTGCGGGGAAGGCGCCGCGGCGCCGTGCAGCTCGACGTCCCGATTCTCACCGGGGGGCGCCGCCTCGGCATCCGGCCGGAGGACGAAGAGGTCGCCGCCGCCTTTGGCACGGCGACCCTCGAAGGGGTGCTCGGCGCCTTCGCCGGGGAGGGGCGCTCCCGCTACCGCACCCTCTCCTGCGTCCTGCAGCGGGGAGAGGATGTAGCGTCCGCTCTCGAGCGCCTCCGCGCCGAGGGGGTTGCCGCCGCAAGAAACGGCATTCAGCTCCTCGTTGTCGACGACAGCCTGGCCTTCACCCCCGGCCGCACCTTTCTCGACCCCTTCCTGGTGGTGGCGGCCCTGCACAAGGCCCTCAAGGAGAGCGGCGACAGGGACGGCAAGAGCCTGCGCCGCCGCGCCTCTCTGGTCCTGCGCTCCGGGGCGCTGCGCAACCTCCACGACCTGATCTTCGCCTACGGCATGGGGGCCGACGCCCTCTGCCCCTACCTGATGTGGGAGCTCGCCTCCCAGGAGGAGGGAGGACTGGCCAACCTGGTGGAGGTCCTCTCCCGGGGGCTGGAAAAAGTGATTTCCACCATGGGGACCCACGAGATCGGCGGCTACGGCAAGTATTTTGCCTCCATCGGCCTGGCGCCGGAGCTGGCGGAAATCTTCGAAACCCCCGATTTCTGCGGCTCCCCCCGGGGAGGGTTGACTCTGGCGCGCCTCGAAGCGGAACATCGCGACCGCGCCGGGGTCGCCCGCAGCAAAAAGAAGACGCCGGTCCCGGCCCAATTTCGCATTTATCCGCGGATCTGGAAGATGGTCGGGGCGGTGGCCAAGATGGAGGAGAGCTACACCGACCTTTCCAGGATGATCCGCAACCTCGAGGCGGAAAATCCCCTGGCGATCCGCCATCTCCTCGACTTTTCCTTCCCCGAAGCCCTCTCCGTCGACCCCGAGGAGGTCGATGCCGGGATCGGCGGCCACGACCTGCCGATTCTGATTGCGGCCATGAGCTTCGGCAGCCAGGGGGAGACCCCCTTCCGCATCTATGCCGAGGCGGCCAAGCGTCTCAACATCATCTGCATGAACGGCGAGGGGGGGGAGATCGCCGACATGCTCGGCAAGTACCGCAAAAACCGCGGCCAGCAGATCGCCTCGGGACGCTTCGGGGTCCACATGGACCTCCTCAACTCCGCCGATTTTCTCGAAATCAAGGTCGGCCAGGGAGCCAAGCCCGGGGAGGGGGGGCACCTGCCGGGGTTCAAGGTCACGGCCAAGATCGCCGCGGCCCGCAACGCCACCCCCGGCGTCGCACTGATCTCTCCGTCCAACAACCATGACCTCTACTCCATCGAGGATCTGGCCCAGATCATCGAGGAGCTCAAGACCGCCAATCCCCAGGCGCGCATCTCCGTCAAGGTCCCGGCGGTGGCCGGAATCGGCACCATCGCCATGGGAGTCGCCAAGGCCGGCGCCGACATCATCAACATCAGCGGCTACGACGGCGGCACCGGGGCGGCCCGCAAGCACGCCATCAAGTTCGTCGGTTTGCCG
This region includes:
- a CDS encoding glutamate synthase-related protein, with translation MYRHPNDPSGLLPSERDACAIICYVNKAGNPTHGNLQRTIEALVKMGHRAGEIGGEGDGCGVLTDIPRQLWREILATAGEDAEIADDPGFALGHILIPREALTADPQLQEKIRQRFSDAGAAILVERPGPVRNEVLSAMARRAEPLFWQVALRFPEPDRAPALLYALHLGFELDFPIHVASLSTKVASYKVHGAPEILPRYYPELKRRDFLSSVTIGHSRFSTNTLPTVLRAQPFSLLGHNGEINTIARLREEAKMMGIALPPEGSDSQDLNRTLEGLIHSFGLTLFEAMEMVFPPIFSEVEKMPKELQEMYSFFRRFLTASAQGPAAIIARHDDRCVFSVDAMGLRPLWFGETDKEYFASSEVGVVPQEEIISDPKVLAPGEKVGLRLRSGRKVRVLEHDELQREVYQSFRRRTPLEAQDKSLQRAPLPSPGPLKKTATFSRSGDLLQENLLSALAWKNSDLRNIRDMARSGQDPIASLGYDGPLAALAASRQNLSDYFKEQVAVVTNPAIDRERETEHFSTRVFLGARPSLRGRRRGAVQLDVPILTGGRRLGIRPEDEEVAAAFGTATLEGVLGAFAGEGRSRYRTLSCVLQRGEDVASALERLRAEGVAAARNGIQLLVVDDSLAFTPGRTFLDPFLVVAALHKALKESGDRDGKSLRRRASLVLRSGALRNLHDLIFAYGMGADALCPYLMWELASQEEGGLANLVEVLSRGLEKVISTMGTHEIGGYGKYFASIGLAPELAEIFETPDFCGSPRGGLTLARLEAEHRDRAGVARSKKKTPVPAQFRIYPRIWKMVGAVAKMEESYTDLSRMIRNLEAENPLAIRHLLDFSFPEALSVDPEEVDAGIGGHDLPILIAAMSFGSQGETPFRIYAEAAKRLNIICMNGEGGEIADMLGKYRKNRGQQIASGRFGVHMDLLNSADFLEIKVGQGAKPGEGGHLPGFKVTAKIAAARNATPGVALISPSNNHDLYSIEDLAQIIEELKTANPQARISVKVPAVAGIGTIAMGVAKAGADIINISGYDGGTGAARKHAIKFVGLPAEIGVREAHRALVSSGLRDKVEIWADGGARTGRDVVKLILLGANRVGFGTLAMVVIGCTTCRGCHLDTCHVGIATQIESEEEAGRRGLKRFVPRVLENGIIYETTFFRALGQEIRTITARLGFRRTQDLVGRVDLLSQTRGEERLDLADLLAPAAGESEAAPEKKVRILRKPLNYLTSLIAKLVTDAFDGGESRVRYDDDSASSSDRAIGTHLAGSMTRGYREGRFGPEQEVLLHFKRDSIPGNGLAAFNIPRINIRVEGGAQDGVGKSARAGKIVILKGENRYGLRVGGAVGKGLAYGAQGGTFLIQGDADSRACIRLSGADVVLGGRMRRPLADEGGNLAGRANLKGFAFEYMTAGRVVVLGDPGPWICSGMTGGTVYCHLDGEMGMTREALRRRLASGAKVEIRDLEEEDVASIGELLLTYHRELLHSFQTAEADWVDNVLGHARILFVKIVPEGTPLRPALATE